The Osmia bicornis bicornis chromosome 12, iOsmBic2.1, whole genome shotgun sequence genome includes a region encoding these proteins:
- the LOC114879477 gene encoding rab-like protein 6 — protein sequence MFSAFKRLAGKSDGVGNVSPRPAHQSMPTTLQRKFAKGVQYNMKIIVKGDRNVGKTCLFHRLQGQKFIEEYIPTEEIQVTSIQWNYKATDDIVKVEVWDVVDKGRRRKKLEGLKMDNSPAENIIEEPALDAEFLDVYKGTNGVIIMMDITKSWTFDYVQRELPKIPSHIPVIVLGNHCDMAHHRTVTSDHVTYFIDSLHERTAQVRYAESSMRNGFGLKLLHKFFNLPFLQLQRETLLKQLDTNEEETRLTVQELDLFQDSDDANYNKFLDNLVNRRRALADSVSATTLVPNITSSLSNHHMLSSNGNTNTNIEVKRSISMPGPIGGGTPIPVKSIDLKSPPKKDTFINTLENQAVPIRNSQTISTLSVVQNISKTDPKMTELLNDNSDRRDSINKSQSLMSKIFGNNKKEDEIDKGIHVNSTSTNVPLTSVEDFIPDDGLLDRSFLEDNSHVSPQKVQHEEADTESDIETANPLVAGYEDDLSSADETTPPIQPKLAENPLSKQKHKRETLSNTEINSEQLRQTVKRDSVSSIDQEIEISNNYDVNEQPEINSDAFDSWLRRDSKWRQSPEGGEDVSSNSTRKDRLELSDKSLDVSVTSSNVHLELLDNTSVRHMSSDGGSPVLKEKKKHKEKTEDKEKKKKKKSKDKEKDKEKTDKGDKKKKRSLHRSKDENRERDELEEFLNGSVTRIGVDVAYEAI from the exons ATGTTCTCTGCATTTAAAAGATTAGCTGGAAAATCAGATGGAGTTGGCAATGTATCTCCTAGACCGGCTCATCAATCTATGCCAACTACGTTGCAAAGAAAATTTGCTAAAGGTGTACAATATAATA tgaaaattattgtaaagGGTGATAGAAATGTGGGAAAAACTTGTCTATTTCATAGACTTCAGGGCCAAAAATTTATAGAAGAATATATACCAACAGAAGAAATACAAGTGACTAGCATTCAATGGAATTATAAAGCTactgatgatattgttaaagTTGAAGTTTGGGATGTTGTAGATAAAGGTCGACGTAGAAAAAAGTTAGAAGGTTTAAAAATGGATAATTCACCTGCAGAGAATATTATTGAGGAGCCTGCTTTAGATGCAGAGTTTCTTGATGTTTATAAAGGGACCAATGGTGTTATCATTATGATGGACATTACAAAATCTTGGACATTTGATTATGTACAAAGAGAACTTCCAAAAATTCCTAGTCATATTCCAGTGATTGTCTTAGGAAATCATTGTGATATGGCGCATCACAGAACGGTTACATCAGATCATGTAACATACTTTATTGATTCTTTACATGAAAGAACAGCACAA GTGAGATATGCAGAATCATCTATGAGAAATGGATTTGGATTAAAACTTTTgcacaaattttttaatcttcCATTTCTTCAACTGCAACGAGAAACGTTATTAAAACAACTTGATACCAATGAGGAAGAAACACGTTTGACAGTACAGGAACTCGACCTCTTTCAGGATAGCGACGATgccaattataataaattcttgGATAATCTTGTTAACCGAAGAAGAGCCCTTGCTGATTCTGTTTCTGCCACCACTCTAGTCCCTAATATTACATCTTCTTTGAGTAATCATCATATGTTATCTTCAAATGGTAATACGAATACAAATATTGAAGTTAAAAGATCAATTTCCATGCCTGGTCCTATAGGAGGTGGAACTCCTATTCCAGTTAAAAGCATAGATTTAAAATCACCACCAAAGAAGGACACTTTTATAAATACCTTGGAAAATCAAGCAGTTCCTATTAGAAATTCGCAGACGATATCGACACTATCGGTtgtacaaaatatttcaaagacaGATCCTAAAATGACTGAACTTTTAAATGATAATTCTGATAGAAGAGATTCTATTAATAAATCACAATCACTTATGTCAAAGATATttggtaataataaaaaggaagatGAAATAGACAAAGGAATACATGTTAACAGTACAAGTACAAACGTACCACTCACTAGTGTTGAAGATTTTATACCGGATGACGGGCTCCTAGACCGATCGTTCCTAGAAGATAACAGTCATGTGTCGCCACAAAAAGTACAACACGAAGAAGCGGATACTGAAAG TGACATTGAAACTGCGAATCCTTTGGTTGCTGGTTACGAGGACGATTTATCATCGGCTGATGAGACAACACCTCCTATTCAACCAAAATTAGCTGAAAATCCTTTGAGCAAACAGAAACACAAACGCGAGACTTTATCAAATACGGAAATAAATTCGGAACAATTACGACAAACTGTGAAACGCGATTCTGTTTCATCCATAGAtcaagaaatagaaatatcCAACAACTATGATGTAAATGAGCAGCCGGAAATTAATTCTGATGCATTTGATAGCTGGCTCCGACGAGATTCTAAATGGAGACAAAGCCCTGAAGGCGGGGAAGATGTGAGCAGTAATAGTACTAGAAAAGATAGACTGGAATTGAGCGACAAAAGTTTAGATGTTAGCGTAACGAGTTCTAATGTTCATTTAGAATTGCTCGATAATACCAGTGTACGTCATATGAGTTCTGATGGCGGTAGTCCTGtactaaaagaaaagaaaaaacacaAAGAGAAG acggaagataaagaaaaaaagaaaaagaaaaaatctaaagataaagaaaaagataagGAGAAAACAGATAAAggagataaaaaaaagaaacgttcgCTACATCGTTCAAAGGATGAAAATAGAGAACGCGATGAACTTGAAGAATTTCTAAATGGTTCTGTTACTAGAATTGGTGTTGATGTTGCCTATGAAGCAATATAg
- the LOC114879457 gene encoding uncharacterized protein C6orf136 isoform X1 — translation MDLSDIYRYWGNVGCFADGTHLLSSFSRFWIDGARIEFVYGGLFKVQFLGMQAKMNVVVSSSKSSMNPLISLLEQNIPTTFFKTQIGKLKICNEKYHCNKQQTLTLHQQKKINEITSTKWIFKNTLPSSKRERILYSNISPNVKDVNEKQPEDRKSPKEHLSNVFKHLQRDLPLLFIKTMDFNIYTNDLIFINNIRGTTTTGIVHYINQISLLKLVGHIKYAYVKLNILKMTMHPEDNTVKIRWRIEGVSNAKVLLLFWKFKFWNMKDQTEGGPTWYDGFSTFYVNNDGKIYKHIVDKLMPDQEQEKLKTPIEPKLALFTSLLSLNLNYFDKVYLKTYILDYFK, via the exons ATGGATCTGTCAGACATATACCGGTACTGGGGAAACGTTGGCTGTTTTGCCGATGGTACTCACTTATTGAGTAGTTTCAGCCGTTTTTGGATAGATGGCGCTAGGATCGAATTTGtttatggcggtctttttaaagTACAG TTTTTAGGTATGCAAGCAAAAATGAATGTGGTAGTGAGTTCCTCTAAAAGTTCAATGAACCCTCTAATTTCTTTATTGGAACAAAATATACCAACTACATTCTTTAAAACTCAAATAGGAAAGCTAAAGATATGcaatgaaaaatatcattGCAATAAACAACAAACATTGACATTGCAtcaacaaaagaaaataaatg AGATCACATCAACTAAGTGGATATTTAAGAACACCTTACCTAGCAGTAAAagggaaagaattttatattctaatatATCTCCTAATGTAAAAGatgtaaatgaaaaacaaCCTGAGGATCGTAAATCACCTAAGGAACATTTAAGCAATGTATTTAAACATCTTCAGCGTGAT ttaccattactatttattaaaacaatggattttaatatatatacaaacgatttaatatttataaacaacaTTAGAGGAACAACAACTAC AGGTATTGTGCATTATATAAAtcaaatatcattattaaaacTAGTAGGACACATTAAATATGCTTAtgttaaattgaatattttaaaaatgacgATGCACCCCGAGGATAATACCGTTAAAATTCGGTGGCGTATAGAAGGTGTTTCTAATGCAAAGGTACTTCttttattttggaaatttaaGTTTTGGAATATGAAAGACCAGACAGAGGGTGGACCAAC GTGGTACGATGGATTTTCTACATTTTATGTTAATAATGATggtaaaatatataaacataTTGTGGATAAATTGATGCCTGATCAAGAACAAGAAAAGCTAAAAACTCCTATTGAACCAAAACTGGCTTTATTCACTTCTTTGTTAAGCTTGAacttaaattattttgataaagTTTACTTAAAAACATACATCCTCGATTACTTCAAGTAA
- the LOC114879457 gene encoding uncharacterized protein C6orf136 isoform X2, giving the protein MSLCLRSISIPNKFTSLVNTPRQVTRLNHTLSEHVKLSLFLKEFLGMQAKMNVVVSSSKSSMNPLISLLEQNIPTTFFKTQIGKLKICNEKYHCNKQQTLTLHQQKKINEITSTKWIFKNTLPSSKRERILYSNISPNVKDVNEKQPEDRKSPKEHLSNVFKHLQRDLPLLFIKTMDFNIYTNDLIFINNIRGTTTTGIVHYINQISLLKLVGHIKYAYVKLNILKMTMHPEDNTVKIRWRIEGVSNAKVLLLFWKFKFWNMKDQTEGGPTWYDGFSTFYVNNDGKIYKHIVDKLMPDQEQEKLKTPIEPKLALFTSLLSLNLNYFDKVYLKTYILDYFK; this is encoded by the exons ATGTCTTTGTGCTTGCGTTCTATTTCTATTCCAAATAAATTTACATCACTTGTTAATACACCTCGGCAAGTAACAAGGCTCAACCATACGTTATCCGAACATGTTAAATTGTCTTTGTTTTTAAAAGAG TTTTTAGGTATGCAAGCAAAAATGAATGTGGTAGTGAGTTCCTCTAAAAGTTCAATGAACCCTCTAATTTCTTTATTGGAACAAAATATACCAACTACATTCTTTAAAACTCAAATAGGAAAGCTAAAGATATGcaatgaaaaatatcattGCAATAAACAACAAACATTGACATTGCAtcaacaaaagaaaataaatg AGATCACATCAACTAAGTGGATATTTAAGAACACCTTACCTAGCAGTAAAagggaaagaattttatattctaatatATCTCCTAATGTAAAAGatgtaaatgaaaaacaaCCTGAGGATCGTAAATCACCTAAGGAACATTTAAGCAATGTATTTAAACATCTTCAGCGTGAT ttaccattactatttattaaaacaatggattttaatatatatacaaacgatttaatatttataaacaacaTTAGAGGAACAACAACTAC AGGTATTGTGCATTATATAAAtcaaatatcattattaaaacTAGTAGGACACATTAAATATGCTTAtgttaaattgaatattttaaaaatgacgATGCACCCCGAGGATAATACCGTTAAAATTCGGTGGCGTATAGAAGGTGTTTCTAATGCAAAGGTACTTCttttattttggaaatttaaGTTTTGGAATATGAAAGACCAGACAGAGGGTGGACCAAC GTGGTACGATGGATTTTCTACATTTTATGTTAATAATGATggtaaaatatataaacataTTGTGGATAAATTGATGCCTGATCAAGAACAAGAAAAGCTAAAAACTCCTATTGAACCAAAACTGGCTTTATTCACTTCTTTGTTAAGCTTGAacttaaattattttgataaagTTTACTTAAAAACATACATCCTCGATTACTTCAAGTAA
- the LOC114879465 gene encoding DNA-directed RNA polymerase II subunit RPB7 isoform X2: protein MFYHISLEHEILLHPRYFGPQLLDTVKQKLYTEVEGTCTGKYGFVVAVTTIDNIGAGIIQPGQGFVVYPVKYKAIVFRPFKGEVLDAIVTQVNKVGMFAEIGPLSCFISHHSIPADMQFCPNVNPPCYKSKEEDVIIQPDDEIRLKIVGTRVDATGIFAIGTLMDDYLGLVCN, encoded by the exons ATGTTTTATCAC ATATCATTGGaacatgaaattttattacatccTAGATATTTTGGACCTCAATTGCTAGATACTGTAAAACAAAAACTATATACTGAAGTGGAAGGCACTTGTACAGGAAA ATATGGTTTTGTAGTTGCTGTAACAACAATAGATAATATAGGTGCAGGAATAATTCAACCAGGACAAGGTTTTGTGGTATATCCTGTGAAGTACAAAGCTATTGTGTTTAGACCATTTAAGGGAGAGGTATTAGATGCTATTGTAACACAAGTAAATAag GTTGGAATGTTTGCTGAAATAGGTCCACTTTCATGTTTTATTTCTCATCAT TCAATCCCAGCAGATATGCAGTTCTGTCCAAATGTAAATCCACCATGTTACAAATCAAAAGAAGAG GATGTAATTATTCAACCAGATGATGAAATAAGACTGAAAATTGTTGGTACAAGAGTTGATGCTACAGGCATT TTTGCCATTGGAACATTAATGGATGATTATTTAG GCCTTGTGTGTAactga
- the LOC114879465 gene encoding DNA-directed RNA polymerase II subunit RPB7 isoform X1, which produces MFYHISLEHEILLHPRYFGPQLLDTVKQKLYTEVEGTCTGKYGFVVAVTTIDNIGAGIIQPGQGFVVYPVKYKAIVFRPFKGEVLDAIVTQVNKVGMFAEIGPLSCFISHHSIPADMQFCPNVNPPCYKSKEEDVIIQPDDEIRLKIVGTRVDATGIFAIGTLMDDYLGKYILY; this is translated from the exons ATGTTTTATCAC ATATCATTGGaacatgaaattttattacatccTAGATATTTTGGACCTCAATTGCTAGATACTGTAAAACAAAAACTATATACTGAAGTGGAAGGCACTTGTACAGGAAA ATATGGTTTTGTAGTTGCTGTAACAACAATAGATAATATAGGTGCAGGAATAATTCAACCAGGACAAGGTTTTGTGGTATATCCTGTGAAGTACAAAGCTATTGTGTTTAGACCATTTAAGGGAGAGGTATTAGATGCTATTGTAACACAAGTAAATAag GTTGGAATGTTTGCTGAAATAGGTCCACTTTCATGTTTTATTTCTCATCAT TCAATCCCAGCAGATATGCAGTTCTGTCCAAATGTAAATCCACCATGTTACAAATCAAAAGAAGAG GATGTAATTATTCAACCAGATGATGAAATAAGACTGAAAATTGTTGGTACAAGAGTTGATGCTACAGGCATT TTTGCCATTGGAACATTAATGGATGATTATTTAGGTAAATATATACTTTACTGA
- the LOC114879458 gene encoding uncharacterized protein LOC114879458: protein MEECPPINVRLAVNRVDLNLIKNEDKQPRIYTPGEEIASQPDFLRGHGTYVDDENTLRASVAGILEKVNKLISVKPLKARYQGEIGDVIVGRITEVQQRRWKVDTNSKLDSVLLLSSVNLPGGELRRRSAEDEQTMRRYLQEGDLICAEVQSTFVDGSLSLHTRVLKYGKLSQGIMLKVSPALIKRKKTHFHNLENGASLILGTNGYVWIGASEQDTDRSEGGFTQDLSRIPQTIREVCARLRNCILILAQCNMQLTDTSATYAYEESMKYKVNDLLEPEVMQRNMDACFTAFDKDADGYLSLTEFQLICRALFRNDRGKIYDLEEDQLKEIYSIFDLNGDGMINREEFEVCWNRWIKICTRPKSAFLIVDVQNDFITGSLNIKQCAAQHDGSEVIEPTNRLLETVQFDAVFYSLDWHPVDHVSFIDNLHLREVDTSSGISKEAAQVYDTVTFRGPPLLKQRLWPRHCIQDSWGAELHKDLKIVNNAIKIYKGTNPEVDSYSVFWDNKKMMETSLSSQLQEKGATDIYICGLAYDVCVGATAVDALTSGYRTILIDDCSRGVDLVDIEKTKATVIANNGVIVNSSQVKAMVEGRDRRPELGYKLALEIKRKLNFVEDDDK from the exons ATGGAAGAATGTCCGCCTATTAATGTACGTTTGGCAGTAAATAGagttgatttaaatttaataaagaatGAAGATAAACAACCTCGGATATACACACCGGGAGAAGAAATTGCTAGTCAACCTGACTTTTTGAG GGGTCATGGAACGTACGTAGACGATGAAAACACATTACGTGCATCTGTAGCTGGTATTTtagaaaaagtaaataaaCTCATTTCGGTTAAACCATTGAAAGCACGTTACCAAGGCGAAATAGGAGACGTAATTGTTGGTCGTATAACTGAAGTTCAACAAAGACGATGGAAAGTTGATACAAATTCCAAACTTGACTCTGTGTTACTACTTTCTAGTGTTAATTTACCTGGTGGAGAATTG AGAAGAAGATCTGCAGAAGATGAGCAAACTATGAGAAGATATCTCCAAGAAGGAGATTTAATTTGTGCAGAAGTACAAAGTACTTTTGTAGATGGTTCCCTTTCATTGCATACTAGAGTTTTGAAATATGGTAAACTATCTCAGGGCATAATGTTAAAAGTTTCACCAGCTCTGATAAAACGAAAAAAGACACATTTTCATAATTTGGAAAATGGAGCAAGTTTAATATTAGGAACCAATGGTTATGTGTGGATTGGAGCTAGCGAACAAGACACTGATAGATCAGAGGGTGGTTTCACACAAGATTTATCAAGAATTCCACAAACAATTCGTGAAGTTTGCGCAAGGCTGCGTAATTGCATTTTGATTTTAGCACAATGTAATATGCAGCTCACAGATACGTCTGCTACATATGCTTATGAGGAGTCTATGAAGTATAAAGTAAATGACTTACTGGAACCTGAGGTAATG CAAAGAAACATGGATGCCTGTTTTACTGCATTTGATAAAGATGCAGATGGATATTTATCTCTTACAGAATTTCAGCTGATTTGTCGCGCACTATTTCGTAACGATCGTGGAAAAATTTACGATCTTGAAGAAGATCAACTGAAGGaaatatattctatatttgATTTGAATGGAGATGGAATGATCAACAGAGAAGAATTTGAG GTATGCTGGAATCGTTGGATTAAAATCTGCACTCGTCCGAAAAGTGCGTTTTTAATTGTAGATGTACAAAATGATTTCATAACCGGTTCTTTAAACATTAAACAGTGTGCTGCACAACATGATGGCTCAGAAGTAATTGAACCAACAAATCGTTTATTAGAAACTGTACAATTTGATGCAGTTTTCTATTCTCTTGATTGGCATCCTGTAGATCATGTATCTTTTATTGATAATTTACATCTAAG AGAAGTTGATACTAGTAGTGGAATTTCAAAGGAAGCAGCACAAGTTTATGATACAGTTACATTTAGAGGACCACCTCTGTTAAAACAGCGCCTTTGGCCACGTCATTGTATTCAGGACTCTTGGGGTGCAGAACTTCataaagatttaaaaattgttaataacgcaattaaaatatataaaggaACGAATCCAGAAGTTGATTCGTATTCTGTCTTTTGGGATAATAAGAAAATGATGGAAACTAGTTTGTCTTCGCAATTACAAGAGAAAGGAGCAACGGATATATACATCTGCGGATTAGCTTATGATGTTTGTGTTGGAGCTACCGCAGTTGATGCACTCACAAGCGGTTATCGAACTATTCTCATTGACGATTGTAGTCGGGGAGTAGATCTTGTTGATATTGAAAAAACTAAAGCTACTGTCATAGCTAACAATGGTGTAATTGTAAATTCAAGTCAAGTAAAAGCGATGGTTGAAGGAAGGGATCGCCGTCCAGAACTAGGATATAAATTAGCCCtggaaattaaacgaaaattaaattttgtagaaGATGATGataagtaa
- the LOC114879466 gene encoding protein charybde-like codes for MEVLPCPVNVDFSNTRAETVADEFDGACQALAKRLEVELRRAKHVQLACGEVLLPADLLPRIAKDVLSMAENEPCGLRGCTLFISFETDSVCRKLSKIQCDPNAVSTFELYLTLKQDHTSWHILLPQFIKNLTRGGTIMISRDFTLEKKKLYRSYQQTQ; via the exons ATGGAGGTTTTACCGTGTCCTGTAAATGTGGATTTCAGCAACACAAGAG CTGAAACAGTTGCCGATGAATTCGACGGGGCTTGCCAGGCATTAGCGAAACGACTCGAAGTCGAATTAAGGAGGGCGAAACATGTTCAATTAGCGTGCGGAGAAGTTTTGCTACCTGCCGACCTTTTGCCTAGGATAGCTAAAGATGTCCTCAGCATGGCTGAGAATGAACCCTGTGGTCTCAG AGGTTGTACTCTATTTATTAGTTTTGAAACGGACAGTGTATGTCGGAAATTGTCAAAAATACAATGCGATCCTAATGCAGTATCCACCTTTGAACTTTATCTGACATTAAAACAAGATCATACATCTTGGCACATTCTGTTACCACAGTTCATAAA GAATCTTACAAGAGGAGGTACCATTATGATAAGTAGAGATTTTACgttggaaaaaaagaaattgtacaGATCTTATCAACAAACACAGTGA
- the LOC114879468 gene encoding uncharacterized protein LOC114879468: protein MDENADFLKSNKHVNSSVEDRILTMSYILPFNIRQSKWQKFIWKQFVEHQIASIREEIIDVAAASMLEKYYFERSFKFVKKCLSVAWLQLFDWISLRLERSKCDTFQRIDVEPQSSQIDSWIFRNALQNLK, encoded by the exons aTGGATGAAAACGCCGATTTCTTAAAATCTAACAAACATGTAAATTCATCCGTCGAGGATCGCATTTTAACTATGTCTTATATCCTTCCCTTTAATATCCGACAATCAAAATGGCAAAAATTTATATGGAAACAATTTGTCGAACATCAAATTGCTTCTATTCGCGAAGAAATCATTGACGTCGCTGCCGCGAGTATGCTTGAGAAATATTACTTTGAAAGATCATTCAAATTCGTTAAAAAGTGTTTAAGTGTCGCCTGGTTACAATTGTTCGAC TGGATATCCTTGAGGTTAGAACGTTCGAAATGCGACACATTTCAAAGGATAGATGTCGAACCGCAATCGTCGCAAATTGATTCTTGGATTTTTAGAAACGCTTTGCAAAACTTGAAGTAG